The Sphingomonas sinipercae genome contains a region encoding:
- a CDS encoding cytochrome b gives MDRMTDTAPHAVPVRRYSNVAVAFHWVTVVLVLLQIWLGFSFGAAEGAARGNLFTWHKTTGAVILLLTLARLTYRISNPPPPLPDDLSRWERFAAVWNHRLFYILLLALPVGGLIAVSARATGPTTPLIGGVPLPVLPGVPKSIGELAGEAHELAAFALIALIVIHFLAAMKHQFIDKAASAGRMPPFQPPHHEPVVIGQGGQTEWEER, from the coding sequence ATGGACAGGATGACCGATACCGCCCCTCATGCGGTGCCCGTGCGGCGCTATTCGAACGTGGCCGTCGCCTTCCACTGGGTGACGGTGGTGCTCGTCCTGCTCCAGATCTGGCTTGGGTTCAGCTTCGGCGCCGCCGAGGGCGCGGCGCGCGGCAACCTGTTTACGTGGCACAAGACCACGGGCGCGGTGATCCTGCTGCTCACGCTGGCGCGGCTGACCTACCGGATCAGTAACCCGCCGCCCCCGCTCCCCGACGACTTGTCACGGTGGGAGCGGTTCGCGGCGGTGTGGAACCATCGCTTGTTCTACATCCTGCTGCTGGCGCTTCCCGTCGGTGGGTTGATCGCGGTGTCGGCGCGCGCGACCGGGCCGACCACGCCGCTGATCGGCGGAGTGCCGCTGCCGGTGCTGCCGGGCGTGCCGAAGTCGATTGGCGAACTGGCCGGCGAGGCGCACGAGCTGGCCGCCTTCGCGCTCATCGCACTGATTGTCATCCACTTCCTCGCGGCGATGAAGCACCAGTTCATCGACAAGGCCGCCTCGGCCGGGCGGATGCCGCCGTTCCAGCCGCCGCACCACGAACCGGTGGTTATCGGGCAGGGCGGCCAGACGGAGTGGGAAGAACGCTAA
- a CDS encoding 3-hydroxyacyl-CoA dehydrogenase NAD-binding domain-containing protein, whose translation MTNPISTRKHGDVLIILSNNPPVNALSAAVREGLVAAIEQAEADDGVNAVVIACEGQTFFAGADVAEFGTPKAFQQPMLPQVVDQIEACTKPVVAAIHGTALGGGLEVALSCHYRVADPTAKLGTPEVKLGLLPGAGGTQRLPRVAGVEKALRMCATGAPIGAREAQECGLVDRLVEGDLIQHAVAYAEEVKGVRPIRKASERQDRVENIDPSVFDEFLKANGRKFRGFDAPMKNIEAVRIATQKPYAEGVLDERKLFMELMSGGQAKAQQYFFFAERKAAKIDDIPEDTRPRDIKRVGVIGAGTMGGGISMNFLSAGIPVTIVEMGQEALDRGAGVMRKNYESSAARGRFTPEQVERAMGLLNPTLDFDALAECDLIIEAVYENMDVKKEVFGRLDKIAKPGAILASNTSYLNIDEIAASTSRPQDVVGLHFFSPANVMKLLEVVRGAKTAPDVLLTAMQLAKRIKKVAVVAGVCHGFIGNRMLMPRQVEAMKLLLEGATPEQVDRVHVEFGMPMGPFQMADLAGVDIGWHRDPNRIESLRDALCSIERWGQKKGAGFYDYDEKRRPSPSPVVQEIIEKFAAEKGVERREITDQEIVERTLYPMVNEGAKILEEGMAQRASDIDVVWVYGYGWPVYRGGPMHWADAEGLTKIVDGLKRQEERMKPDFSFSKLLLDKAADGSKFTRG comes from the coding sequence ATGACCAACCCGATTTCGACCCGCAAGCATGGCGACGTGCTGATCATCCTGTCGAACAACCCGCCGGTGAACGCACTTTCCGCGGCGGTGCGGGAGGGATTGGTGGCGGCGATCGAGCAGGCGGAGGCGGACGATGGCGTCAATGCCGTCGTGATCGCCTGCGAAGGCCAGACATTTTTCGCCGGCGCCGACGTCGCCGAATTCGGCACGCCCAAGGCATTCCAGCAGCCGATGCTGCCGCAGGTCGTCGACCAGATCGAAGCTTGCACCAAGCCGGTGGTCGCGGCGATCCACGGGACGGCGCTCGGCGGCGGGCTCGAGGTTGCGCTGAGCTGCCATTACCGGGTTGCCGACCCGACGGCGAAGCTTGGCACGCCGGAGGTCAAGCTCGGCCTGCTTCCGGGCGCTGGCGGGACGCAGCGGCTGCCCCGCGTCGCCGGCGTCGAAAAGGCGCTGCGGATGTGCGCCACCGGAGCGCCGATCGGTGCCAGGGAAGCGCAGGAATGCGGGTTGGTCGACCGGCTGGTCGAAGGCGATCTGATCCAGCATGCCGTCGCTTACGCGGAAGAAGTGAAAGGCGTCCGACCGATCCGCAAGGCCTCGGAGCGGCAGGATCGGGTCGAGAATATCGACCCCTCGGTGTTCGACGAGTTCCTCAAGGCCAACGGCCGCAAGTTCCGCGGCTTCGACGCGCCGATGAAGAACATCGAAGCGGTGCGGATCGCGACGCAAAAGCCTTATGCCGAGGGTGTGCTCGACGAACGCAAGCTGTTCATGGAGCTGATGAGCGGCGGGCAGGCCAAGGCCCAGCAATATTTCTTCTTCGCGGAGCGCAAAGCGGCGAAGATCGACGATATCCCTGAGGACACCCGGCCGCGCGACATCAAGCGCGTCGGCGTAATCGGCGCCGGGACGATGGGCGGCGGAATCTCGATGAATTTCCTTTCCGCCGGAATCCCCGTGACCATCGTCGAAATGGGACAGGAAGCGCTCGACCGCGGCGCCGGCGTGATGCGCAAGAATTACGAATCGAGCGCTGCGAGGGGCCGGTTCACGCCCGAACAGGTCGAAAGGGCGATGGGTCTGCTCAACCCGACGCTCGATTTCGATGCGCTTGCCGAATGCGACCTCATCATCGAGGCAGTTTATGAGAATATGGACGTTAAGAAGGAGGTGTTCGGCCGCCTCGACAAGATCGCCAAGCCAGGCGCCATCCTCGCGTCCAACACCAGCTATCTCAACATCGATGAGATCGCCGCCTCTACCTCGCGCCCGCAGGACGTCGTGGGCCTCCACTTCTTCTCCCCGGCCAACGTGATGAAGCTGCTGGAAGTCGTGCGCGGCGCAAAGACCGCGCCAGATGTGCTGCTGACCGCGATGCAACTGGCCAAGCGGATCAAGAAGGTCGCGGTCGTCGCCGGAGTCTGTCACGGTTTCATCGGCAACCGGATGCTGATGCCGCGCCAGGTGGAAGCGATGAAGCTGCTGCTTGAAGGTGCGACGCCCGAACAGGTTGACCGGGTGCACGTCGAGTTCGGGATGCCGATGGGCCCGTTCCAGATGGCCGACCTCGCCGGCGTGGACATCGGCTGGCATCGCGACCCCAACCGCATCGAAAGCCTGCGCGACGCGCTCTGCTCGATCGAGCGTTGGGGCCAGAAAAAGGGTGCCGGTTTCTACGACTATGACGAGAAGCGCCGTCCGAGCCCGTCGCCGGTGGTGCAGGAGATCATCGAGAAGTTCGCCGCTGAAAAGGGCGTCGAGCGCCGCGAGATCACCGACCAGGAAATCGTCGAGCGCACGCTCTACCCGATGGTCAACGAAGGCGCGAAGATCCTGGAGGAAGGCATGGCCCAGCGCGCGTCCGACATCGATGTGGTGTGGGTCTATGGTTACGGCTGGCCGGTCTATCGCGGCGGACCGATGCACTGGGCCGACGCGGAGGGGCTGACCAAGATCGTCGATGGTTTGAAGCGCCAGGAAGAGCGAATGAAGCCGGACTTCAGCTTCTCGAAACTGCTGCTCGACAAGGCAGCCGACGGATCGAAGTTTACCCGCGGCTAG